The following are from one region of the Phormidium sp. PBR-2020 genome:
- a CDS encoding 6-carboxytetrahydropterin synthase, producing MDCIINRRAQFSAGHRYWLPELSEAENRRQFGACANAHGHGHNYVLYVSMAGELDEYGMVLNLSNIKHDIKREVTSQLDFSFLNEVWPEFKETLPTTENVARVIWQRLENYLPLVKIQLSEHPDLWADYFGNGWEAHLTTCTHFSAAHRLAIPDASDDENDAIYGKCAYPHGHGHNYNLEVTVTGEMDQRTGMLVDLGALNQLIEDLVAEPFDHTFLNYDIPHFEKIVPTTENFVVHIRDILTQPIRDLGASLYKVKLIESPGNSCEVLGEADAETPPSEAELVGAV from the coding sequence ATGGACTGTATCATCAATCGTCGCGCCCAATTTTCCGCCGGTCACCGCTACTGGCTCCCGGAACTGAGCGAAGCCGAGAATCGCCGCCAGTTCGGGGCTTGTGCCAATGCTCATGGCCATGGTCATAACTATGTCCTCTATGTGTCTATGGCCGGAGAACTCGATGAGTATGGCATGGTGCTGAACCTCTCGAATATCAAACATGATATTAAACGGGAAGTCACCAGTCAGCTTGATTTTTCCTTTTTGAACGAAGTCTGGCCCGAATTTAAGGAAACCTTACCCACCACCGAAAATGTAGCACGGGTGATTTGGCAGCGACTGGAAAACTATCTCCCCTTGGTTAAAATTCAGCTTTCAGAACATCCTGATTTATGGGCCGATTATTTCGGCAACGGCTGGGAGGCTCATTTAACCACCTGCACTCATTTTAGCGCGGCCCATCGTCTGGCCATCCCGGATGCCAGCGACGATGAAAATGATGCGATTTATGGCAAATGTGCCTATCCCCACGGTCATGGTCATAACTACAATTTAGAGGTGACGGTGACGGGGGAGATGGATCAACGCACCGGAATGCTGGTTGATTTAGGGGCCTTAAATCAACTAATTGAGGATTTGGTCGCCGAACCCTTCGACCATACCTTTTTGAATTATGACATTCCCCATTTTGAGAAAATTGTCCCCACGACCGAGAATTTTGTCGTACATATTCGCGATATTTTGACTCAACCAATTCGCGATTTGGGGGCGAGTTTATATAAGGTAAAACTGATTGAAAGTCCGGGCAATTCCTGTGAAGTGTTGGGAGAAGCGGATGCCGAAACTCCCCCGTCGGAAGCGGAATTAGTGGGGGCAGTATAA
- a CDS encoding aldo/keto reductase, with product MSALTKLKADGKIRAIGVSNFSAAQLAEASQYGRIDSLQPPYSLFWREIENEVMPYCVEHNIAILAYSSLAQGLLTGKFGRDHQFEEGDHRAKNKLFADRNNYDRVQTALDKLRPVAERNHCTLAQLAIAWLVKQPESFAIVGARSLEQAQDNAKAAELDLSSNDLAEIDRIGRIVTDPLDYGNNVLWEFAGV from the coding sequence ATGTCGGCGCTGACGAAGCTGAAGGCAGACGGTAAGATTCGGGCGATCGGCGTGTCTAACTTTTCCGCCGCGCAACTGGCAGAAGCGTCGCAGTACGGACGCATCGATAGCCTGCAACCGCCCTATTCCCTGTTCTGGCGCGAGATCGAAAACGAGGTGATGCCCTACTGCGTCGAACACAACATCGCAATTTTGGCCTACTCGTCCCTGGCGCAAGGGTTGCTGACGGGTAAGTTCGGACGGGATCACCAGTTCGAGGAGGGCGACCACCGCGCGAAAAACAAGCTGTTTGCCGATCGCAACAACTACGATCGCGTGCAAACCGCCCTCGACAAACTCCGTCCCGTCGCCGAACGCAACCACTGCACCCTGGCACAACTGGCGATCGCCTGGTTGGTGAAACAGCCGGAGTCGTTTGCGATCGTCGGGGCGCGCAGCCTCGAACAGGCGCAGGACAACGCCAAAGCCGCCGAACTCGACCTCTCCTCCAACGACCTTGCCGAGATCGATCGCATCGGTCGCATCGTCACCGATCCCCTCGACTACGGCAATAACGTCCTCTGGGAGTTTGCCGGGGTGTAG
- a CDS encoding glutamate-5-semialdehyde dehydrogenase has product MTVSTVASSSLAESAHRTRQAAQQLGYLSSDAKNAAIAAMADALELATAEILQANAADCEAAEQEGLPKPLYDRLKLSESKLQGAIAGVRDVGKLPDPVGVAQLHRELDEGLVLKRITCPLGVLGVIFEARPDAAIQIASLALKSGNGVIFKGGKEASHSCQAIVAAIHRGLDYAGLPTDAIQLLTTREEILELLQLDSMVDLIIPRGSNAFVRFVQDNTRIPVLGHADGICHIFIDQSAVLDKAIPIVVDAKTQYPAACNAVETLLIHQGVAKAFLPPLAAALREKGVSLRGDAIAQEIVEMEAATEDDWQTEYSDLVLAIRVVDSLAAAIAHINTYGSRHTDAIVSEASQAVDNFFAQVDAAGVFHNCSTRFADGFRYGFGAEVGISTQQLPPRGPVGLEGLVTYKYQVVGNGHIAATYSGEDARSFSHRDV; this is encoded by the coding sequence ATGACTGTTTCTACTGTAGCGTCTTCGTCCTTGGCTGAAAGCGCCCATCGAACCCGTCAGGCGGCGCAACAGTTAGGATATCTCAGCAGTGATGCCAAAAATGCCGCGATCGCCGCCATGGCCGATGCCCTGGAACTGGCGACGGCGGAGATTTTACAAGCCAATGCAGCGGACTGTGAGGCGGCCGAGCAAGAGGGCCTGCCCAAACCCCTGTACGATCGCCTCAAACTGAGTGAGAGCAAACTGCAAGGGGCGATCGCCGGGGTGCGGGATGTGGGCAAACTCCCCGATCCCGTGGGGGTGGCCCAACTCCACCGAGAACTCGATGAGGGACTGGTTCTCAAACGCATTACCTGTCCCCTGGGTGTCTTAGGCGTGATTTTCGAGGCCCGCCCCGATGCCGCGATTCAAATTGCCAGCCTCGCTCTCAAATCGGGGAATGGGGTCATTTTCAAAGGGGGCAAAGAAGCCAGTCACTCCTGCCAAGCCATCGTCGCTGCCATCCATCGGGGCTTAGACTATGCAGGATTGCCCACGGATGCCATTCAACTCCTCACCACTCGCGAAGAAATCCTAGAACTCCTGCAACTCGACTCCATGGTGGATTTGATTATCCCTCGGGGATCGAACGCCTTTGTCCGGTTTGTGCAAGACAACACCCGGATTCCTGTATTGGGCCATGCCGATGGGATTTGTCATATCTTCATCGACCAAAGTGCCGTCCTCGATAAAGCTATCCCCATTGTGGTGGATGCTAAAACCCAATATCCTGCCGCCTGTAACGCCGTGGAAACCCTGTTAATTCATCAAGGGGTTGCCAAAGCCTTTTTACCGCCCTTGGCCGCCGCCTTGCGGGAGAAAGGGGTGAGCTTGCGGGGGGATGCGATCGCCCAGGAGATTGTTGAGATGGAGGCAGCAACGGAAGACGACTGGCAAACCGAATATAGCGATTTAGTCCTAGCCATTCGCGTGGTGGACTCACTGGCGGCGGCGATCGCCCATATCAACACCTATGGCTCCCGTCATACCGATGCCATTGTCAGCGAAGCCTCGCAAGCAGTGGATAACTTTTTTGCCCAAGTCGATGCGGCGGGAGTGTTCCATAACTGTTCGACTCGGTTTGCCGATGGCTTCCGCTATGGCTTTGGGGCAGAAGTGGGCATTAGTACCCAACAACTGCCCCCTCGGGGCCCAGTGGGCTTAGAAGGCCTGGTGACCTATAAATACCAGGTTGTGGGCAATGGTCATATTGCCGCCACCTACAGCGGGGAAGATGCCCGAAGCTTTAGCCATCGGGATGTCTAG
- a CDS encoding M23 family metallopeptidase: protein MLNLWQWSRSGWGRWCSWFLLSLSLTLASASLIPALAQDPGGPSFPRITRPRESFCPPSALSRLRSHTVAPGETLEAIAAEYNLFPTTLMGMNPQVRNGVVRPGMRLRIPPYDGIEVNVSSGEMWEDLAQQYNVRADVLFEANNCNPPTDIAFIPGANWHPHRDTPDVPSRDEQMPSTAALAEYPLPTVVEALLGYGWVLPPGSNQVIFHSGVDLPAEEGTSVRVSEDGIVAFAGRQDPYGNFVVINHSQGRQTRYAHLQTLTVEQGEFVDAGQPLGTVGTTGEPDVPQPHLHFEVRNNSELGWVAQNPATYL from the coding sequence ATGTTAAACCTATGGCAATGGAGTCGTTCGGGCTGGGGGCGCTGGTGCAGTTGGTTTCTCCTATCCTTAAGCCTAACTCTGGCCAGTGCCAGTCTGATTCCGGCGTTGGCTCAAGATCCAGGGGGGCCAAGCTTTCCTCGTATCACCCGCCCCAGGGAGAGTTTTTGTCCTCCCTCGGCCCTGTCGCGGCTGCGATCGCATACCGTCGCCCCAGGCGAAACCCTAGAGGCGATCGCCGCTGAGTATAATCTCTTTCCCACCACCCTGATGGGAATGAACCCCCAAGTTCGCAATGGTGTGGTTCGCCCAGGAATGCGGCTGAGGATTCCCCCCTACGATGGCATTGAAGTTAATGTTAGCTCGGGGGAGATGTGGGAAGACTTAGCGCAACAGTATAACGTGCGGGCCGATGTTCTCTTTGAAGCCAACAACTGCAATCCGCCCACAGACATCGCCTTTATCCCCGGAGCCAACTGGCATCCCCATCGAGACACCCCCGATGTTCCATCTAGGGACGAACAAATGCCCAGTACGGCTGCCCTGGCCGAATATCCCCTCCCCACTGTAGTTGAGGCCCTCCTCGGCTATGGCTGGGTCTTACCCCCCGGCTCCAATCAGGTGATTTTTCACAGTGGCGTGGACTTACCGGCAGAGGAAGGAACCTCAGTGAGAGTGAGCGAAGATGGTATCGTTGCCTTTGCGGGACGACAAGACCCCTATGGCAATTTTGTGGTGATCAACCATAGCCAAGGTCGCCAAACCCGCTATGCTCATCTGCAAACCCTGACTGTGGAACAGGGCGAATTTGTCGATGCGGGACAACCCCTGGGAACCGTGGGAACCACCGGAGAGCCGGATGTTCCCCAACCCCATCTCCATTTTGAAGTTCGCAATAACTCCGAACTGGGGTGGGTGGCCCAAAACCCAGCCACCTATCTCTAA
- a CDS encoding ATP-dependent Clp protease ATP-binding subunit, whose amino-acid sequence MAVYAPSTVLAWNIAAIEAKSGHASEISPAHLLLGLCKLCDLDLERFCPRQIRDNPMQKRDFRSDIQVLQQWFDTWGLDRSNFRRRLRSQISSATPLPVHQGIMHRDAHARQVFGRAEELSALQSLDEAVVRPYHLLQALCELSNTPWDDLLSEMSACGVDTPFGDGAEWALDALPADPHLLLDGDPLYQDLEKPATPLLDCFGRDLSELARKCQLDPVVGRQTEILALASILMQKRKRNAILVGDPGVGKTCIVEGLTQWLASSSGPPEALRQKRVVEVSMASLLAGSKYRGEFEERIQALIREASAAANTIVFIDEIHTVLGAGGTGASDAANILKPALARGEIHCIGATTVREYRQTIEKDGALERRFQVVWVSEPTAEETQAILQGLRSQFERHHDLKIHDSALTAAVELTGRYVSDARFPDKAIDVIDRACAEARLDSGGILAQKGVPLSGPRSVNRSDIARVVAHQCRLPLEQISEDERSRLLRLENALRKQVMGQDEAIATVADTIRTARAGLKAPQKPVGTFLFVGPTGTGKTQLAQALAEFLFDSPLKLIRVDMSEYMEPSSISRLMGAPPGYIGHEGEGQLTGAVRTHPYSVVLFDEIEKAHPQVLDLFLQILDEGRLTDSHGNQVSFRETIIIMTSNLGAGASSQGSLGFGLESGSSGEGDRQRDRETIFKSLRQSLRPELLNRIGQIVYFDPLSLETLRDIVEKVIEQVRQRLQRQHLRLKLTETAYELLMEQGYNTEFGAREIERTVERLLVRPLSRAILTGQFSPHSLICVDARENQLHFEAIPLRRRKRVKTALKGE is encoded by the coding sequence ATGGCTGTTTACGCGCCCAGCACTGTTCTCGCTTGGAACATCGCCGCGATCGAGGCAAAATCCGGTCATGCGAGCGAGATTTCCCCGGCTCATCTCTTGCTGGGACTTTGTAAACTCTGCGATCTGGACTTAGAACGGTTTTGTCCGCGACAGATTCGCGACAATCCCATGCAAAAGCGAGATTTTCGTAGTGATATCCAAGTGTTACAACAATGGTTTGATACTTGGGGACTCGATCGCAGCAATTTCCGCCGTCGTCTGCGATCGCAAATCTCCTCGGCGACTCCCTTACCCGTGCATCAGGGAATTATGCACCGAGATGCCCATGCGCGACAAGTCTTTGGCCGGGCGGAGGAACTCTCGGCCCTACAATCTCTCGATGAAGCGGTGGTGCGTCCCTATCACCTCTTGCAAGCTCTCTGTGAACTGAGTAATACCCCCTGGGATGACCTGCTCTCAGAAATGAGTGCTTGTGGGGTGGATACTCCCTTTGGGGATGGGGCAGAATGGGCCCTGGATGCGCTCCCGGCGGACCCTCATTTACTCCTGGATGGCGATCCGCTTTATCAGGATTTGGAAAAACCGGCCACGCCGCTACTGGACTGTTTTGGTCGGGATTTGTCGGAGTTGGCTCGCAAATGTCAACTTGATCCGGTGGTGGGCCGACAAACGGAGATTTTGGCCCTGGCTAGTATCTTGATGCAGAAGCGCAAACGCAATGCGATTCTGGTGGGAGATCCCGGTGTGGGGAAAACCTGCATTGTCGAAGGTTTAACCCAATGGCTGGCTAGTTCGTCGGGGCCCCCGGAGGCTCTGCGCCAAAAACGAGTGGTGGAAGTCTCGATGGCCTCGCTGTTGGCGGGTTCTAAATATCGCGGCGAGTTTGAGGAGCGGATTCAGGCTCTGATTCGTGAGGCCAGTGCAGCGGCGAATACGATTGTCTTTATTGATGAAATTCATACGGTGTTAGGGGCCGGAGGAACGGGGGCCAGTGATGCGGCGAATATCCTCAAACCGGCCCTGGCCCGGGGAGAAATTCACTGTATTGGGGCGACGACGGTTCGGGAATATCGCCAAACCATTGAGAAAGATGGGGCCTTAGAACGGCGCTTTCAGGTGGTGTGGGTGTCGGAACCCACCGCTGAGGAGACTCAGGCGATTTTGCAGGGATTGCGATCGCAGTTTGAGCGTCACCATGACCTCAAAATTCACGATAGCGCCCTAACCGCAGCGGTGGAGTTGACGGGCCGTTATGTGAGTGATGCCCGTTTCCCGGATAAAGCCATTGATGTGATCGATCGCGCCTGTGCTGAGGCCCGTTTAGACTCCGGGGGAATTTTAGCGCAGAAAGGGGTTCCTCTCTCGGGCCCCCGTTCCGTTAACCGCAGTGATATTGCGCGAGTGGTGGCCCATCAATGTCGTTTACCCCTCGAACAGATTTCTGAAGACGAGCGATCGCGCCTATTACGACTCGAAAATGCCTTGCGTAAACAGGTGATGGGACAAGATGAGGCGATCGCCACAGTGGCCGATACTATTCGCACGGCTCGGGCCGGCTTAAAAGCGCCACAAAAACCAGTGGGGACCTTTTTATTTGTCGGGCCCACGGGAACCGGCAAAACCCAGTTAGCCCAGGCCTTAGCAGAGTTTCTCTTTGACAGTCCCCTCAAACTGATTCGGGTGGATATGTCCGAATATATGGAACCGAGTTCCATTTCCCGTTTAATGGGTGCGCCGCCGGGATATATCGGCCATGAAGGGGAGGGCCAATTAACGGGAGCGGTTCGCACTCACCCCTATAGTGTGGTGCTATTCGATGAGATTGAGAAAGCCCATCCCCAGGTGTTGGATTTATTCCTGCAAATTTTAGATGAAGGGCGACTGACGGATAGTCATGGAAATCAGGTGTCGTTCCGAGAAACCATTATTATCATGACCTCCAACCTAGGGGCTGGGGCCAGTTCTCAGGGAAGCTTAGGCTTTGGGTTAGAGAGTGGGAGTTCGGGAGAGGGCGATCGGCAACGCGATCGCGAGACCATTTTCAAGAGTTTACGGCAATCTCTGCGGCCGGAACTCCTGAACCGGATTGGACAAATTGTCTATTTCGATCCGCTCTCCCTAGAAACCTTACGAGACATTGTCGAGAAAGTGATTGAGCAAGTCCGCCAACGCTTGCAACGGCAACATTTACGGCTCAAGCTGACGGAAACGGCCTATGAGTTACTAATGGAACAGGGCTATAACACTGAGTTCGGCGCTCGGGAGATTGAACGGACGGTGGAACGGCTACTGGTGCGTCCTCTGAGTCGAGCCATTCTCACTGGTCAGTTTTCGCCCCATTCTCTGATTTGTGTCGATGCGCGGGAGAATCAATTGCATTTTGAGGCTATTCCCCTGCGGCGACGGAAACGGGTTAAAACGGCGCTGAAGGGAGAGTAG
- a CDS encoding BamA/TamA family outer membrane protein, whose protein sequence is MPMQLHPSKSLYPWGMALGALLCSQPAIASTVSSASNLPNTSFQSQSGDVPQLAQRLRIEADSPTRFVPILGPIPRQRPEVYSPEILDRLESGFFLGGDFGIQNAEGIFAGLRAGYRDGEGRSIVFTGRGGEFLAGADLTYTQAAFSGDETGAGRRVGYRLSANFNNTRDDAFLSDGDDDDVREVFLPVGDEHEPWVNRLGFETQVMVPISSNTVIMPGLSYEKIRIQNRAFADNLFPVDEEGNRLSASNDGKDDLVLLSLFAMQDNVSRDEYGFPLSGNVFQFGTEQSIPIGTSSLDFNRLSAGYVQYLPVNLFGFAEGPRTLVFGLQGGTILGDVPGYEAFNLGGFNSARGYGQGDVGTASSFIQARLEYRFPIAVTPGGFFEEMRGSLGVQYVTDFDTASDVIGSPSVVRNEPGDGFGFSVGLHFLDLDVPIVDTLRITAGVNDRGDFRAYFAIGPAF, encoded by the coding sequence ATGCCCATGCAACTTCATCCGTCGAAATCGCTCTATCCTTGGGGAATGGCCCTCGGTGCGCTTCTGTGCAGCCAACCGGCGATCGCCTCGACGGTCTCATCAGCATCCAATTTACCGAACACATCCTTTCAAAGCCAATCTGGTGACGTTCCCCAACTGGCCCAGCGGTTGCGCATCGAAGCTGACAGTCCCACCCGCTTTGTCCCTATTCTTGGGCCCATTCCCCGACAACGTCCAGAAGTCTATTCTCCAGAAATCCTTGATCGTTTAGAATCCGGCTTTTTCCTCGGGGGCGACTTTGGCATTCAGAACGCGGAGGGGATTTTTGCGGGTCTGCGTGCCGGCTATCGCGACGGCGAGGGGCGATCGATTGTCTTCACCGGTAGGGGTGGGGAATTTCTTGCCGGGGCTGATTTGACCTATACGCAAGCCGCCTTCAGTGGCGATGAGACGGGTGCCGGCCGGCGCGTTGGCTACCGCCTCTCCGCCAACTTCAACAACACTCGCGACGACGCCTTTCTCAGCGATGGTGACGATGACGATGTGCGAGAGGTGTTTCTCCCCGTCGGTGACGAACACGAACCCTGGGTGAACCGTCTCGGCTTTGAAACCCAAGTCATGGTTCCCATCAGCAGCAACACCGTTATCATGCCGGGACTCAGCTACGAGAAAATCCGCATCCAAAACCGAGCCTTTGCCGATAACCTCTTTCCCGTAGATGAAGAAGGGAATCGCCTCTCGGCCAGCAATGATGGTAAAGATGACCTCGTACTGCTAAGTCTCTTTGCTATGCAAGACAACGTTAGCCGCGACGAGTATGGCTTTCCCCTCTCCGGCAACGTCTTTCAATTTGGCACAGAACAATCCATCCCGATTGGAACCAGTAGCCTAGACTTCAATCGTCTGAGTGCCGGTTATGTGCAATATCTCCCCGTCAACCTATTTGGATTTGCCGAAGGACCCCGTACATTAGTATTTGGACTGCAAGGGGGAACCATTTTGGGAGATGTTCCTGGGTATGAAGCCTTCAACCTTGGGGGATTCAACTCTGCCCGAGGCTATGGCCAAGGGGATGTGGGAACTGCTAGCAGTTTCATCCAAGCGCGTCTGGAATACCGCTTCCCCATTGCGGTGACACCGGGGGGCTTTTTCGAGGAAATGCGCGGCAGTTTGGGGGTGCAATATGTGACGGATTTCGACACCGCCTCTGATGTCATTGGCAGTCCGTCTGTCGTACGCAACGAACCCGGAGATGGTTTTGGGTTTAGTGTCGGCTTACACTTCCTCGATTTAGATGTCCCCATCGTCGATACTCTCCGCATCACAGCGGGGGTCAACGATCGCGGTGACTTCCGGGCCTATTTTGCGATCGGTCCAGCGTTCTAG
- a CDS encoding type II toxin-antitoxin system RelE/ParE family toxin: protein MTYRIEISPTAVADIEAIFLWLKDYSAEQAYRWVRGCYEIMLRLENFPNRCALALESQYMPLVVRQLLYEQQYRILFTVHDSDNDGDAVVRIHRVIHAAQERLQDIEQLLGD, encoded by the coding sequence ATGACCTACCGGATTGAAATCTCCCCCACGGCTGTTGCAGATATTGAAGCGATTTTTTTGTGGCTCAAAGACTATTCAGCTGAACAGGCTTACCGATGGGTGCGGGGATGTTACGAAATTATGTTAAGGCTAGAAAATTTTCCCAATCGCTGTGCATTAGCTTTAGAAAGTCAGTATATGCCGCTGGTGGTGCGTCAGCTCTTATATGAACAGCAATATCGCATTTTGTTCACAGTACATGACTCTGACAATGATGGCGACGCGGTCGTACGAATCCATCGTGTGATTCATGCTGCTCAGGAACGTCTACAAGATATTGAGCAATTGTTGGGGGATTAG
- a CDS encoding type II toxin-antitoxin system prevent-host-death family antitoxin, with amino-acid sequence MTVNLRHIHPLSEFQRGAKAFLRTLKETGSPMVLTVNGKAAVVVQDAESYQNLLDRVALLESMAGIRKSVAEFERGQGIPLDEAFTQLRAKHDLPD; translated from the coding sequence ATGACAGTCAATCTTCGGCATATCCATCCTCTCTCAGAGTTTCAGCGTGGGGCTAAGGCATTTTTGAGGACACTTAAAGAAACCGGTTCGCCGATGGTGTTAACCGTCAACGGGAAAGCGGCGGTTGTTGTTCAGGATGCGGAAAGCTATCAAAATTTGCTTGATCGCGTGGCACTTCTAGAGTCTATGGCAGGGATTCGTAAGAGTGTCGCGGAGTTTGAACGAGGACAGGGAATACCGCTCGATGAGGCATTTACTCAGTTACGAGCGAAACATGACCTACCGGATTGA